Proteins encoded in a region of the Zerene cesonia ecotype Mississippi unplaced genomic scaffold, Zerene_cesonia_1.1 Zces_u004, whole genome shotgun sequence genome:
- the LOC119838662 gene encoding uncharacterized protein LOC119838662 has translation MAKEMMIVFVYDTLCCVSEEDDPADAVLYFHPGWVSDTQRHALAGQVVGAAHCVKSLFSQPTAITLQSGKFIIREYGRYVLAIGSDRNIPDWVLKNRSNLLTSMIKVYHGDLESLADTMEDQKRLAEKLYQIFETYLPVLQYGCHIFQRVPMLSLPKSATSVFMESMQILEHCRRNRGVLGGVILYNNKIIATQLPPSLTSYLTVVDPYRIKSPAESLETDTPLPLGSQVLVVYVGRKTYNSLKKQANKLQEFAKNGEELINGFKKAQEADRDRAREFPQTGMKRDKSLLFTAVPEEDHTMISPPNREEVPGEKRKPSMPDVVPFANKPRARPNKLSLSFKTQKSLDEDVKENENVFTGQTSVCSTPMVEYKRLHGNMLSICQNLDSQDKPDVEPDVLKNIENCKLDEKRDTQTILNADCVAEHFINKPEPLRKLASVTDLQETFKKITSKNGSKIKLKTSKDDVDASPTAQRKNPNTMTINDPSFPVFRNDGIAISESLFNQYLEQYYAGMKDKSTDENMFNFNLKLCEMDKFQDFDSELAKSPQRTPKKIAKDSTKTLSVTDQSRRKSLSLPLKSLNTDSQAETDTISFKKKLTGVQLTPLMEKLSHLAFSDKSSGYSSRVMTPLELRDILTPGLEKPINFTNRPKAGHQECDSDSDSDASEGEASSVSGFAARAVRCALFVSGLHNVALLQLLDLDAANDPHIVHSLWETSLNALGPIEQQCVEPPVAGPECSDYSYLLLDPDWGTVKRGGPWAAVDIATMGLIHNELEEDPDLAEFMLRSEDSVVLGASCGRAQMFYQESGPRAAGPPPPSDILATAPLRARRRLHRDHCALLI, from the exons GCAATAGGCAGTGACAGGAATATACCAGATTGGGTGCTTAAAAACCGCTCGAACCTCCTCACGTCAATGATCAAAGTGTACCACGGCGATCTCGAGTCATTGGCTGACACAATGGAAGACCAGAAACGCCTGGCCGAGAAGCTGTACCAGATATTCGAGACGTATCTCCCAGTTCTGCAATATGGCTGCCATATTTTTCAACGAGTACCAATGTTGAGTCTTCCGAAG AGTGCCACGTCCGTGTTTATGGAATCCATGCAAATATTGGAACACTGCCGGCGAAATAGAGGCGTTCTGGGCGGAGTTattctatacaataataa aATAATCGCAACACAACTACCACCCAGTCTGACCTCATACTTAACAGTCGTAGATCCCTATCGAATAAAGTCCCCAGCGGAGAGCTTAGAAACCGACACACCTCTGCCCTTAGGGTCACAAGTATTGGTTGTATATGTGGGTAGAAAGACGTACAATAGTTTGAAGAAACAAGCTAATAAATTGCAAGAGTTTGCGAAGAACGGGGAGGAACTCATCAACGGATTTAAAAAG GCCCAAGAAGCAGACCGAGACAGGGCTCGAGAATTTCCACAGACAGGCATGAAGAGAGACAAATCACTATTATTCACAGCTGTACCTGAAGAAGATCACACTATGATCTCACCGCCGAACAGAGAAGAAGTACCAGGAGAGAAACGGAAACCCAGCATGCCAGACGTCGTTCCCTTTGCCAATAAACCGAGAGCTCGACCGAATAAACTGTCACTAAGCTTTAAAACACAGAAGTCGTTAGATGAAGACGTGAAAGAAAACGAAAACGTATTCACTGGACAGACCAGTGTTTGCTCGACGCCGATGGTCGAATACAAAAGATTACACGGAAATATGCTATCCATTTGCCAAAATCTCGATAGCCAAGACAAACCAGACGTCGAACCAGATGTCCTCAAGAACATCGAGAACTGTAAACTCGACGAAAAGCGTGACACGCAAACAATCTTGAACGCGGACTGTGTGGCCGagcatttcattaataaaccGGAACCGTTGAGGAAACTGGCCAGCGTCACAGACCTGCAGGAGACGTTCAAAAAGATAACCAGCAAAAACGgatcgaaaataaaattaaaaacgtccAAAGATGATGTGGACGCGTCGCCGACGGCGCAACGCAAGAATCCGAACACGATGACAATAAACGACCCATCCTTCCCAGTATTCAGAAACGACGGTATCGCGATATCGGAGTCGCTCTTCAATCAGTATCTCGAACAGTATTACGCGGGCATGAAGGACAAATCGACGGACGAGAATATGTTTAACTTCAACCTTAAATTGTGCGAGATGGACAAATTCCAAGACTTCGACTCGGAGTTGGCGAAATCGCCACAGCGGACGCCCAAGAAAATTGCCAAGGACTCGACCAAAACTTTGTCGGTCACGGACCAGTCGAGGCGGAAGTCTCTGTCGTTGCCTTTGAAGTCTCTGAACACGGACTCTCAAGCCGAGACTGACACGATAAGCTTTAAGAAGAAGTTGACCGGCGTGCAGCTCACGCCCTTAATGGAGAAACTTAGCCACTTAGCGTTCTCGGATAAATCCAGCGGCTACAGCAGTCGAGTGATGACGCCTCTGGAGCTGAGGGACATTCTGACGCCGGGCTTGGAGAAACcgattaattttacaaatag ACCGAAGGCTGGGCACCAAGAGTGCGACAGCGACAGCGACAGCGACGCGAGCGAAGGCGAAGCGAGCAGCGTGAGCGGGTTCGCGGCGCGCGCGGTGCGCTGCGCGCTGTTCGTGAGCGGCCTGCACAACGTGGCGCTGCTGCAGCTGCTCGACCTGGACGCCGCCAACGATCCCCACATCGTGCACTCCCTG TGGGAAACATCCCTGAACGCGCTGGGCCCCATAGAGCAGCAGTGCGTGGAGCCCCCGGTGGCGGGGCCCGAGTGCAGCGACTACAGCTACCTGCTGCTGGACCCCGACTGGGGCACCGTTAAGCGCGGGGGCCCCTGGGCCGCCGTGGACATCGCCACTATGGGTCTCATACACAACGAGCTGGAGGAGGATCCCGACTTGGCCGAGTTTATGCTCAG GAGCGAGGACAGCGTAGTGCTGGGCGCGTCGTGCGGGCGCGCGCAGATGTTCTACCAAGAGAGCGGCCCCCGCGCCGCCGGCCCGCCGCCCCCCTCCGACATCCTCGCCACCGCGCcgctgcgcgcgcgccgccgcttGCACCGCGACCACTGCGCGCTGCTCATATAA